A region from the Tigriopus californicus strain San Diego chromosome 9, Tcal_SD_v2.1, whole genome shotgun sequence genome encodes:
- the LOC131886447 gene encoding CD63 antigen-like: MDNCCDSMLKYIIFIFNFFLFMTGVALIVMGAYVHIEMNQYLNFLDDSYLTSQTVFIVVGVVILIVGFFGCCGACTESYCMMYTFAILLAVVIITEIGLAIAVYIFRGQAHDEINRKMIEGLKNYSDDPNSPYAGVTNTWTVIQSDFNCCGVTNYMDWKNATFSQNANVPASCCKATPPTRDCGNGMLNGTSDLSNIYQEGCLVKLELFVEENISAVGGIAIGIVVLQILGVLVSCMLAGNMKRRANYV; the protein is encoded by the exons ATGGATAATTGTTGTGATAGCATGTTGAAGTACATTATCTTCAtcttcaatttcttcctcttcatgaCGGGTGTGGCCCTGATTGTCATGGGAGCCTATGTCCACATCGAAATGAACCAATACCTGAACTTTTTGGATGACTCCTACTTGACCTCGCAAACCGTGTTCATTGTGGTGGGCGTGGTCATCCTCATTGTCGGATTTTTCGGCTGCTGTGGGGCGTGCACCGAAAGCTATTGCATGATGTATACCTTTGCCATCCTCTTGGCTGTTGTGATTATCACTGAG ATTGGTTTGGCCATTGCCGTGTATATCTTCCGGGGTCAAGCTCACGATGAGATCAATCGGAAAATGATCGAAGGACTGAAGAACTACAGCGATGATCCCAACTCTCCTTATGCTGGTGTGACCAACACGTGGACTGTTATCCAGAGCGATTTCAATTGCTGCGGGGTGACCAATTATATGGATTGGAAAAATGCCACCTTCTCCCAGAATGCCAATGTTCCTGCATCTTGTTGCAAAGCGACTCCTCCCACCAGAGATTGTGGTAATGGAATGTTGAATGGAACTAGTGACCTGAGTAACATTTATCAAGAAGGTTGCCTGGTCAAGTTGGAACTCTTTGTGGAGGAGAATATCAGCGCGGTGGGTGGAATCGCCATTGGAATCGTAGTGTTACAGATCTTAGGCGTGCTTGTGTCTTGTATGTTGGCTGGTAACATGAAGAGGCGGGCCAACTATGTCTAG
- the LOC131886450 gene encoding gamma-aminobutyric acid receptor-associated protein, whose translation MKWRFKEENPFEKRQAEGEKIRRKYPDRVPVIVEKDPKARISDLDKKKFLVPTDLTVGQFYFLIRKRIQLRPEDALFFFVNNVIPPTSATMGSLYQEHHEEDFFMYVAFSDESVYGQDEESS comes from the coding sequence ATGAAGTGGAGGTTTAAGGAAGAAAACCCCTTTGAGAAGCGCCAAGCTGAGGGCGAAAAGATCCGTCGCAAATATCCGGACCGTGTGCCTGTCATCGTGGAAAAAGATCCCAAGGCCAGGATATCGGATTTGGACAAGAAAAAGTTCCTGGTGCCCACCGACCTGACGGTGGGCCAGTTCTACTTCCTGATCCGCAAACGCATCCAACTTCGACCCGAGGAcgccctcttcttctttgtcaatAACGTGATCCCACCCACTTCGGCCACCATGGGCTCCTTGTACCAGGAACATCATGAAGAGGATTTCTTTATGTACGTGGCGTTTTCGGATGAGAGTGTCTATGGTCAGGACGAGGAATCCTCTTAA